GTCACCGTCCGGCTGCTCGACCCGCCGCTGCACGAGTTCCTGCCGAACTACCTCGACCAGGCGCTCAAGGTCCAGGAGCTGGAGCTTACCGGTGGCGACGCCGAGACGCTGGCCAAGGAGCGGGCCACGCTGGCTCAGGTGAAGAAGCTGCACGAGCAGAACCCGATGCTGGGCACCCGCGGCTGCCGGTTGGCGATGCTCTACCCGGAGATCCCCGAGATGCAGACCCGCGCGATCATCCGCGCCGCGCTGGCCGTGCTGGACCGCGAGGGTGAGACCGTAGGTGTGGAGATCATGATCCCGCTGGTGGGCCTGGAGACCGAGATCATCACCCAGCGCGAGATCGTCGACCGCACGGTGAAGGACGAACTGGCCGCCGCCGGCAAGGAACTCGACTACACGATCGGCACCATGATCGAGTTGCCGCGTGCTGCTCTGATCGCCGACAAGATCGCCGAGCATGCCGACTTCTTCAGCTTCGGCACCAACGACCTGACCCAGACCACCTTGGGTATCAGCCGCGACGACGCCGAGAACGGCTTCTTGACCGCCTACGTGGCTGACGGGGTGCTGCCGCACAACCCGTTCGAGACGATCGACACCGAGGGTGTCGGCCAGCTGGTGCGGATGGGCGTCGACAAGGGCCGCAGCCACAACCCGAAGCTGAAGTGCGGTGTCTGTGGCGAGCACGGTGGAGATCCGGATTCGATCGACTTCCTGCAGACCGTCGGGCTGAACTACGTGTCCTGCTCGCCGTTCCGCGTCCCGATCGCCCGCTTCGCCGCCGCCAAGGCTGCCATGGATCAGCAGTGACTGATCGCTGGGATCTGAACTGATCTGAATGGGCGAGTGGCCCGGTCTCCTTCGGGGGACCGGGCCACTCGCCTTGTGTGGAGCTTGGTTTGGCGCGTTTTCTTGGGGTGATGGTGCTCCGGGTCGGGGTCAGGAGTGCAGCAGGACTCAGGCGGATTCGGCGGGGCTGCCGTAGACGTCGGGGCGCAGGCTGGCGGCCAGGTAACGGGCTGCATCCGCATAGTGCGGGCCTGCGTTGTACAAGAAGTACTGCTGCGGCAGGTAGACGATCTTGCCGTTGCGGACCGCGTCCACCGCCTGCCAGGCCGGATTGGATGCGAACTGTTGCTCCAGGCTGGCCTTGGCCTCGTCGTTGCTGTTGAACATGCTGGTGACCAGCACGTAGTCGGGCTGAGCCTGCACGATCGCTTCGATGTCCAAGGTAGTGGTCTCGGAGCCGGGATTGTCGGGTGTCATCGCCGAAGCGATGTTGGTGATGCCGAGCATGGAGGTCATCTGCCCGGCGATCGAGTTGTCGAGCTTGACCGTGAGCCCCTGCGCGGTGGCGAACAAGATGACCACGGAGAGGTCGTCGTCGCTCGGCCACTGATCGACGATTGCCTGCGTCTCAGCGGTGATCTTCTCGATGCGCTGGGACGCCCGGTCGCTGGTGCCGGCCAGAGCACCGAAGACCTGGTAGGCGGCAGTCAGATCGTCGAGGTTCTTGACCGAGGTGGTGAAGGTCGGAATGCCCATCTGCTGCATCTGGGAGTCGAGGGCGGTCTGCGCGCCCGCCTGGGTGATGACCAGGTCGGGGTTGAGGCCGACCAGGGCCTCGCTGTCGATGGTGCGTGGCAGGCCCAATTGGGGCAGCGCGCGCATCTCGTCGGCGCGGTCTTCGGTGAGCCGGATGTTCTCGGTGAGGTTCGGCCCGGCAATGGCCGTGCCGCCCGCGTCATAGAAGATGTTGAGCGGGGTGCCCGAGACGACGGCGATCCGCTGCGGCTGCTGCTCGAAGGTCTGCGTGTGCCCGGTGAAGTCGGTGACGGTCATCGGAAAGCTGGTGCCCGAGACACTGGCCGGAGTGGCGGTCGCCGTGCCGGCCGGCTGACTGCCGTTCGAGACCGATCCCGAGGAGGTCGGGGCTGCGGCTCCGCAGCCGACTGTCAGCGTCAATGCGGCGAGTGCGCCCAGAACTCGAAAGGCCCAGGAATACGTCCGGTTCTTCAAGGTAGCTCTTTCCGGAACAGAGTCAGCCCGGGCCGGCCCTGCCCCTTGACCATCGGGAATGATGCGCGATCACGGTAACACTCCGGGGTCCCCAGCGGATCCCCGGGGTCGTTCGCTCGGCGAGCGCCCAGGGGCGACTACCGCGAGGCGATGAGTTCGGCGGCGGTCTCGCGGGCCCAGGCGTCGGCGGCCAGCACACCGGGGACGGACAGTTCGCCGAAGTCGGGGCCGTCGGGGCCCAGTAGCCGGTCGACGCAGGCGGTGATGACGTCCACGATGCCGGTGAATGCCAGCTTGCCGGCGCAGAAGGCGTCGACGCAGACCTCGTTGGCGCCGTTGTACACGGCCGGCGCGACACCACCGGCGTTGCCGACCCGGCGGGCCAGTTCGACTGCGGGGAAAGCCTCGTCGTCCAGCGGCTCGAACGTCCAGGCGGACGCCTTCGTCCAGTCGAAAGCGGGCGCGGCGTCCGGCACCCGGTCGGGCCAGGTCAGCCCGAGCGCGATCGGCAACCGCATATCGGGTGGCGAGCACTGCGCGATCGTCGAGCCGTCGACGTACTCGACCATTGAATGCACCATCGACTGCGGGTGGACGACCACCTGAATCGCGTCCAGCGGCACGTCGTACAACAATCCCGCCTCCAGCAACTCCAAACCCTTGTTGACGAGCGTGGACGAATTGATCGTGATCACCCGGCCCATCGCCCAGGTCGGGTGCGCCATCGCCTCATCGGGGGTGACGCCGCTCAGCTCCGCGCGGCTGCGTCCACGAAACGGCCCGCCGGAAGCGGTGAGGATGAGCCGGCGCACCTCGGACTTGCGTCCGGCGCGTAACGCCTGCGCGAAGGCCGAATGCTCCGAATCG
The Brooklawnia propionicigenes DNA segment above includes these coding regions:
- a CDS encoding ABC transporter substrate-binding protein, which codes for MKNRTYSWAFRVLGALAALTLTVGCGAAAPTSSGSVSNGSQPAGTATATPASVSGTSFPMTVTDFTGHTQTFEQQPQRIAVVSGTPLNIFYDAGGTAIAGPNLTENIRLTEDRADEMRALPQLGLPRTIDSEALVGLNPDLVITQAGAQTALDSQMQQMGIPTFTTSVKNLDDLTAAYQVFGALAGTSDRASQRIEKITAETQAIVDQWPSDDDLSVVILFATAQGLTVKLDNSIAGQMTSMLGITNIASAMTPDNPGSETTTLDIEAIVQAQPDYVLVTSMFNSNDEAKASLEQQFASNPAWQAVDAVRNGKIVYLPQQYFLYNAGPHYADAARYLAASLRPDVYGSPAESA
- the dxr gene encoding 1-deoxy-D-xylulose-5-phosphate reductoisomerase encodes the protein MRNVVILGSTGSIGTQAIDVISARPEQFNVVGLSAGGTSLGLLVEQARLLRPEVVAVASTTAAAELRERLPGIQVWEGADASTRLAAYDRADVVLNAITGAAGLEPTLATLAAGITLALANKESLVIGGRLVTEAAAPGQIVAVDSEHSAFAQALRAGRKSEVRRLILTASGGPFRGRSRAELSGVTPDEAMAHPTWAMGRVITINSSTLVNKGLELLEAGLLYDVPLDAIQVVVHPQSMVHSMVEYVDGSTIAQCSPPDMRLPIALGLTWPDRVPDAAPAFDWTKASAWTFEPLDDEAFPAVELARRVGNAGGVAPAVYNGANEVCVDAFCAGKLAFTGIVDVITACVDRLLGPDGPDFGELSVPGVLAADAWARETAAELIASR